The DNA segment ATCGTCGCGCTAATGGGTGCAGGTCTCAAACTTGATCGACCGATCGGGTGGCGACGTTGGGGAACGACGTGGCGACTCCTCGGGATCGCCATGCCGCTGACTATCGCCGTGTTGGCGCTTCTCGGCTACTGGATACTCGGACTAGGGGTCGCGTCGGCGCTTTTGCTCGGTGCGTCGCTCGCACCCACGGACCCGGTCCTTGCAAGCGATGTCCAGGTTGGCCCGCCCAAGACGGGCGAAGAGGACGAAGTTCGTTTCGCGCTGACGTCCGAGGCGGGTTTGAATGACGGCTTGAGTTTTCCATTCGTCCATCTGGCGATTGCCATGGCGGTGGCGACAAAAGAAGGCAATGACCTGTTCGCTCACTGGGCCATGATCGACATAGTATGGAGGCTTGGCGCGGGCGTCGTCATGGGATGGGCTATGGGCAAGTTGTTCGGCGTGTTCTCGTTCAAGCTTCGTGACATAAGCCTGGCGAAAACGCAGGACGGCTTTGTCGCACTCGGAATGACGTTCACAGTCTACGGATTAACCCAGCTGATCGGCGGATATGGTTTCGTAGCCGTGTTCCTGGCGGCAGTAGCCTTCAGAGCAAGCGAACGTGACGACGATTTCCATGAACAGCTCCACGATTTCGCCGAGCAGATCGAACGCCTGCTGATGATGGTGTTGCTGGTCTGCCTTGGCTCGATCGCTGCCAGCGGGCAACTCCTCGCCGGGATTGACTGGCGCGTGGTGACAGTGGCCGTTCTCGCCATCGCTCTGGTTCGCCCCTTGATCGGATGGCTATCGCTGATCGGCTCGGGACATCCTCCAGGCGAAGCCGTCATCATTGCGGTATTCGGCATCCGAGGGCTCGGATCAATCTACTATCTGGCATACGCGAGCGGCCACGCCGAGTTCGAAAGCGTAGAAACGGTGTGGGCCACGGTGCTGATGATCGTGATAGCGTCGATTGTCGTCCACGGTACCGCCGTCACGCCAACGATGGCTTGGATCGATGGCCGCAGAGCACGGTCGAAGCAAGTTGTGGACAGACCGTCGGTTCATTGACCGCTGGGACAAAAGAGCGATGGCGGAATCGTTTTGGACTCTATCCGGAGGCGTCACCCAGATCATCATTAATCAGAGCGGGCGACTATTTTGAATTCATTGACGGAAGGTTCGTTTCCACCTCGCGGCGCTTCGCGTCCGGCAAGGTCTCGATCCGTTCGCTCCAAAATTGGGATGCTTCCTCTGGCTCATCGTCCCATTTCCTTGTTTCGACTATGTTATCGTCAAGTTTGCCCATTCGTGTTCCGCCAAGCTTGACGTAGTGAGCGGCAAGTTCAGCGGCATCGGTTTCAGGTTCAGCCATTTCGTTCTCCCGGGTTTAAATGATCGAAGGCTGAACCAGCGAGCGTGGCACAAGTTCCGACACCCATGCGCCGAACGCAATGGTTCGGTGAACCGCGACACTCCTCGTCCCCGTTGGTGTTCATCATTCAAAAGCCTGCCACACCTCCTCCCGCGGTAGGCTTTTGAAGGAAGAACAGCGACACGATCGGCACCGGGATTGAGGCTTACTCCATGTTCAATTGAAATCGGTCGCAGAACTCCGTCATCGTTGGTGGGAACAACTGCTGATTCATTCAGTTGGGGCATATCATTAATGGAGGTTTCGATATGCGCGCACTTTGCTGGCACGGAAAAGGTGACGTTCGCGTCGACACTGTTCCCGATCCCAAAATCCAACACTCCCGAGACGCGATCATCAAAATAACATGCTGCGCAATCTGCGGCTCTGACCTGCATCTCCTTGATGGCTACCAGCCAACCATGAAGAGTGGCGATATCCTCGGCCACGAAAACATGGGCGAAGTGATCGAGTTGGGTTCGGACGTCACTAACCTGCAGATCGGCGACCGCGTTGTTGTACCGTTTACGATAAGCTGCGGCGATTGCTGGTTTTGCAAACAGGGGATGTACTCATGCTGTGATACTACGAACCCCAACGCGGAGATCGCACGCAAGGCCATGGGCCACTCCCCGGCAG comes from the Pararhizobium qamdonense genome and includes:
- a CDS encoding cation:proton antiporter, which encodes MDIYIVTLTILGLVILLTAWLPMLMRRLPLSLPIACLAIGALLAWSPFPLLPRFNPLENRDFTERMTEIVVIVALMGAGLKLDRPIGWRRWGTTWRLLGIAMPLTIAVLALLGYWILGLGVASALLLGASLAPTDPVLASDVQVGPPKTGEEDEVRFALTSEAGLNDGLSFPFVHLAIAMAVATKEGNDLFAHWAMIDIVWRLGAGVVMGWAMGKLFGVFSFKLRDISLAKTQDGFVALGMTFTVYGLTQLIGGYGFVAVFLAAVAFRASERDDDFHEQLHDFAEQIERLLMMVLLVCLGSIAASGQLLAGIDWRVVTVAVLAIALVRPLIGWLSLIGSGHPPGEAVIIAVFGIRGLGSIYYLAYASGHAEFESVETVWATVLMIVIASIVVHGTAVTPTMAWIDGRRARSKQVVDRPSVH